In Anomaloglossus baeobatrachus isolate aAnoBae1 chromosome 2, aAnoBae1.hap1, whole genome shotgun sequence, the DNA window catttaaacacaacctacaaattttcctataaaaatacaccggactcgcttaatgttaggggaaaccttccaggacattgaagtgtacgcactgctcctgtgatgcaagatgccatgttgattcctttatcattaaatcgagttccctccgatgtgaaaggattgctacaacaaacggtaatgttgatgcatatttctgttattgtataagattctatgactatagttctaaatgcctatctaccattaactattcatgtgctattaaaataaatagtatcttgctataaagaatattagtatttgtgcctgattaggatatcagtgagcgcttcgtaagtacgggctttcagccccctttttagtagaatttagcaagacacaggGTCTGCGGAAagtgcaggaaacacctgcagcccgttccatattccacatacaccaggattggaaggaccctgaccagaaaggactcacagtgggaacagcggcggtgacctcaaattgctcgggatcgactggggcccatcagggCGGTGATCGCCATTtcccgggtaaaccaggactgtgagtaaagaaaaccttgaatCCGCAGAGACGGTGTCTGTCTGTCCTTGCCAACGCTGGCGCCCCGCGCTTCAGcgcccaccattactactcccctcatcatcctccctggggcccgctccacctgtagggagcagaaacatcttagctgctaataCCAGCTGCCCCggaagacagcgacagcagcagcggctaattccctggctgcgtaccgcaggtggcgtcacggaatCAAACCTCCATTATCACCCCCCTCCTTTATTATACGCCCCTTGGCCACGAAGCCaggtagggccacccgtgacatccccagactcaacatcaccaggcccggcaacgagtaacaagtttaaccccttgccccgtgggtgacacatagccccccaaaattggatttagTGAACCAAATGAGAAAGTGtacacacctgaatagaagtgaaacaggacGGCAGagcattagaaagaaaaacaagagaTCCTTTTGCagaccaacacaaaacaggctgtggtccaaccaagaTGGAACCCCAAAGTGGAGACATGATACACGTTGTCATGTAGATGTGTACCAGTTTCACTTTCTAAAGGGCTAGATTGTGTAGTGTGTAGGAAAATGTGTTGTTCAGCTCTAGTCAGTTAAGGTATCCATACAAATATAGGTGACTTCAGCCAGTATGGTTTGGGAAGGAGTGGACATACCATTTAGCAACCCCTGCAGAAGCAAGAGGTAAAGGAAGAGGTAATTCCATTTCCAAAGCAGTTTACAGCTTCTATCATAAACACATATAGCCCATATTCTGTTTTTGCACAGGTTCCACATACTATCTGTGTCTGCCACTGGGCCACTGGGTTGGGTGTTGAGGTATAGGTGCTGGATTATGTACTGGAAAATAGTAAGACATTTTCTTCCATCATCATCACCCTCAACTGTCAGGAACATGGCTACATAAGAGACTGAACAGGTACACAAATTGTGTTGTATGAGTAATTTACTGTATTCATTCAAGGATCTAACAGTTTTAGTTTGAAAGTGCTATATCTTATTGTAGAAATAGGAAAGAGGACTTATAATTTTACTGACCTGTGATATTAACATAATCTGATAGCCAACTACGCATTACAATTTTTACTGACGAGTAAGACACATCACTAGCTTTAGTACTTAAACTTTATTTCTATTGTACATATATCGGTATTAGTGAATTGCCAGGATAATGAATAAGCTAAAAATGATACATGCATATGAGGACTAATAAACAACTCTATTCCTAGAGCAGATATTTGAATATCATTGATTAAATTTCACTGCTTCTCATTAGATTTGCAGAGTACTGTACACTAATGATTCTTGGGGCTTTGTTCTCATAATCTGAGCTTGTAGAATAGTAACCATGCATTAGATATGTAAAGCCTTAAAGAGTAAAATTTGTTCATTTTCTAAAATACTTTTTAGGACTGTGAATCCCATACAGAGCAGAGAATGTCCGAGTCTTGAGCCCTCACAGAAGTGAGGTGTAAGCAACTCCCAAGGCAGAAGAGCATAGCTCCGTCCTGAGACGAGAATGGATTCAGTCTATAGAAGTTTACTAAAGTTGTATCAAAGTTGGGTTACTCCTTAAACTGTAAAGAATTGTAATAATTAAAATAGCGATAAACATATTTTAATATGCGCTTATTGTAGGACTTCACATTGTGTGAACCTTCAAGACACCTTTTGAGAAATTGTAACATCTTCAGATGTTATTTTGTGGAGTATAATGGTAAAACTTGAATGAAGTTGAGTCGTTACATGGGATTTTCCTGGAATTACTGGTGTTTTTTCAATACCCCTATAAGCCATTTATTTAATTTGGATACTTTTGTGTACACACCATATTTGCCTTGTTGTGCACAGCCTTCTCCCCAGCTAACAATTCCAGTCACAAAGTATGTGTCCTTGTATGGGGTGACATGAGGACCACCGCTGTCTCCCTGACAAGCATCTTTCATCTCTTTGTCATAGCCGGCACAAAACATGTTTTCTGTGATGCCGAACTTACTGGATTCTTTGCATGTCTGCCTACTAACATAGGGTACATTAAGTTTCTGAAGTTTTGTAGCCTGAACCCCTCGCTCATGAAGGCGTCCAAAACCGCTCACCATTGCTTGCCTCTCATTCATCAGGACTTCATTAGCAAAATCAGGATCAGGAAGGCATGCAGGAATGATATTATCAGTGAAGTTAATGGCCTCTTTCAGCTTCACCACAGCTATATCAAAGTCATAGGTTAACCTGACGAATTTCGGGTGTATAATGATCTTGTCCACCTTGTGTATTGATTCAGAACCATCTTTCTTAAGTGTATTCATCTCTCCTGTAAAATTATACAAAATCTGTTTAGTATTGCATGAAACACAAAGTAGTCTTATTTTGGTCTCCTAATCAAAGTTTAACTAGCAAAATATAATTCTTTGTCTGGTGTCTTTattagaaaatacaatatatattcaaagtgagtacacccttcatagttttgtaaattttttaatatattggagatatgacactttgatagaatgtaaagtagtcagtgtacagcttgtataacagtgtaaatttattgtgccctctaaataactgaacacacagccattaatgtgtaaacctctggcaacaaaagtgaggacacccctaagtgaaaatgaacaATCTGTGCTCAATTagtttttccctccccagtgtcatgtgatccattagtgttacaaagtctcaggtgtgaatggtgagaaggtgtgttaaatttggtgttatcgctcatacACTATCATACAAGAAGAATGCCAGCACCCTAAAAGTTAGCTGTagtatggtggccaagaccatacagtggtttaacaagacaggttccactcagaacatacCTCTCAATGGTCAACCAAAAAAGTTGAGTGCGCGCACTCagtatcatatccagaggttgtcttttcaaaataaacatatgagtgctgccagcattaaaGGGGTGGGGGTCAACCTGtctgtgctcagaccatacaccacatactgcatcaaattgatctgcatggctgtcatcccagaaggaagcctcttctaagatTAAGcaaaagaaagcctgcaaacagtctgCTGAAAGCAAGCAGATTAAGGAcaaggattactggaaccatgtctgatgagaccaagataaatgtatttggttcaaatggtgtcaagtgtgtgtggtggataggccatcaatgtaaaagtagtggataacccctttaagcatgtTTGTAATCCTGCCCAACCCCTTGAAATTTTGATTTGATCACCAGGATACTCACCTACAATAACTTTGAAGTACTTTGTCTGATTCATGCAGTGAGCTGCTGTCAGGATAAACAGCTTGGACAGGATTGTTCCTCCACAGAATGGTTCATTATCTTCACTTAACAAGACAGCCTGCATTAATTTACCAGATTATATGTTAGATATGTATGGGTTATAGAAATaattataacttttttttattaataagaGTTTGTCTTAACCTAAATATAACTTAGACATCATATAAATTCCTCAGACTAATTGACAGGGAGCCCTAAAGGAGTtatccaatgtaaaaaaaaaaatccaaggcaAAGATCATTAAAAAAGTAACAGGGGGATTCTTACTCATGAATCCAGAGCAGGGCATTCAGTGGTTTGTTCCAGCTCCAGAATGTAATACCTTTTGTGTTTGAATGTCACGGTTCTTGGAAGTCTGTGACTGACTGCAGCAGGGAAATGTTTCTCGTTGACACGCCTGACACGTTGCTCCAGTCATCAGATGGCTGAAGTCAATCACAGGTTTAAAAGTTCCTGTGTCATCCGTGCGGAGCCATAGCTGACCAGCAATTGCCGAAACCATCGAGGGGGGACTTCAGGAGAGTATCACATTTAATTACATGCTGTATTAAGCTTTTCACAGGATCCCAGAGGTGGGGTACCTATTTTTATAGGGAATCTGTTACCAtgtttttgctactccatctgagaTCAGCATGGTATAGAGTATAGAACttcaaaatatgtagaaaaaacTCCAGCACCATAATAGGAATCCAACcaggaaatagataaaaaaaaaattgttttatttagatcataatgttaAAAAACATTCAAAAATTTAAAAACATGACCAAAAACCTGACATGTTTCAGACCCTAAAACATGGTCCTGACATTTTTCTGCTCTCCTATTAGGTGGCAAACATCTGGTGAAAATTCACCTTAATGGTTGTGTTGTATAAATATTCATTTAATATAATTCATATTACTTATTACTTACCTGCCATGGACATTCCCCAAATTTGCAGTCTTTTCCACCTACAATTCTCTCATTTGGGTTAAAGTCAGGCACCAAATCGTCAAGAGACAGTTCATGAAGGACATCTTCACTAGGTGCTACGGAGGCAGGATGGACATTTTCACTTGCTGCTACAGAAGCAGGATGGACATTTTCAATTGGAGCTACAGAAGCAGGATGGACATTTTCACTTGGAGCTACAGAAGCAGGATGGACATTTTCAATTGGAGCTACAGAAGCAGGATGGACATTTTCCCTGGGTGTCGTGGAGTCAGGTTGGACATTTTCTTTGGGTGGTACAGATTCAGCAGGACGTTCAGTAGGAATATTAATCTGTGAACTATTAGTATGGGTTGTATGATTTTCTTTTTCTGCAGGTGCGGACCTCTTAGCTCTGATGGCAGCTCTCTTCCCACAAGGATATTGTTCTGTAACAGTCAGAATTTATAAAATGATAAAAATGTACAAATTCTGACTATGAGAAATATCCACCCAATTTTATCTAAGTTATACTGGTCGTTCTCaactaaaacacaaaaaaaatatttatacagAATGTATTTTTGTGCGCTTTTAATAGTGGCTACAAGGGTTGTCTCTGTTAAGACATGTCGAGCTAAAAACTATGGAATAGAGTTGGAAATCCAGACACATTCCAAGAAGAATAGCAGCGCTGTTTCTAAAAATAAGTGAATCCTTTGTTTCTATTCCTACACTAATTCTCTAAGTTATAAATTGATGACCATTTTAGAGTACGCAACAAACTAATTGGCTAAATGAGTCAAGTTAACTTAAAGGTAGCATTAATAAATGTATAAACAGTTACAATTAAGAAAGTGAGCTTGAATGCCATTCCTTACCACTTGACACACAGGTTTTCCCATCTTCACTTAGCTTATATCCAGTGGTACAAGAACAGACAACATCTCGGTTTTCCACCTTGCAGTACTGCTCACAGCCGCCATTGTTCAGACTGCACATCTTTAGTATAACTGGAAACAatataagtgtgagtgtgagtaatATAAGCCACTTCATTATCATATTCATATAACTTCCTTCATCCAGGGCCATCTTCA includes these proteins:
- the LOC142290366 gene encoding coagulation factor X-like, which gives rise to MAGKTYLILLISLPVVILKPAQNVFVTENEANGILRRWKRANSPFEEFKKGNLERECIEEQCNYEEAREVYENDEKTREFWSKYVDGDQCSPNPCQYGGSCNDGVGGYTCLCSAGFEGKTCEIVILKMCSLNNGGCEQYCKVENRDVVCSCTTGYKLSEDGKTCVSSEQYPCGKRAAIRAKRSAPAEKENHTTHTNSSQINIPTERPAESVPPKENVQPDSTTPRENVHPASVAPIENVHPASVAPSENVHPASVAPIENVHPASVAASENVHPASVAPSEDVLHELSLDDLVPDFNPNERIVGGKDCKFGECPWQAVLLSEDNEPFCGGTILSKLFILTAAHCMNQTKYFKVIVGEMNTLKKDGSESIHKVDKIIIHPKFVRLTYDFDIAVVKLKEAINFTDNIIPACLPDPDFANEVLMNERQAMVSGFGRLHERGVQATKLQKLNVPYVSRQTCKESSKFGITENMFCAGYDKEMKDACQGDSGGPHVTPYKDTYFVTGIVSWGEGCAQQGKYGVYTKVSKLNKWLIGVLKKHQ